The DNA window CATGGCCTTCTGAGCGTCTGATCAAAGAGCTCAGCAGACACTGCCAGAGGCCTGCATACTCGCTTCTTTATTACGAGGTGCAGAATAGAAGTTGGCAGTGAAAGTGGAAGTCCATGATTTTAATTAACTCCGGCTGCCAATCTCTGGATCTTGCGGGTTCTGTGTATTCCGCCTCGTTTCGATTACTTAGTCATTCCGACATTGTTCATATGGAGCTGTGGGCGAACCGTGACTCAGCAGGCCAACAGCTGACCTGGCTTTCTCTGAGGTTCTAGTTGAAGCTATCTTAAGTCTAGTGAATATAACCTCTAATTcaattaatttaacatatttatgGACATTTATGGACTGGCCACCAATCCAggtcctggagaaccccctACCACACACATTGGAGTATTCTCCAGCTCCCAGCACACCATCGTCAACTCACTCAgggctggatcaggtgtgttgggagcagggtacATCTGGAGGCCATGGGGTGCTCTAAGCAATAAGACTAGAGTTAGGAACCacagccacagaagaaccacttttggctttCTTCTTGGAACCATTGCATAATGTGGAGGTTCTCTTACACTCAGGCAACTCAAGTACAAACACAGTTCTCCAAAGAAACATCCATTAAAAGAGTCttttagctggatcaggtgtgttggcaGCAAGGTAggaggtcctccaggaccagggttaggaaccacagccacagaagaacctcttttggctTTCTAACATtagaaccctaaccctaaccctaaccctagaaaGAGTTTGTGggggtaaaaaagaaagtgtggAAAACCCCTTTAAAGGTTTAATGAATCTTCTAGGTCAAGTTAAGGGTTCTTCTTGAAACCGTTGCATAATTTTAAAAAGACTCTCTTTAAGGGATgacgccatcctttaagatccacagaagacgagcgtccagactttttactgtcctgcaccgaagtggtggaacaaacaaACCCTGGGTGTCCgaccagcagagtccaacgctcgctgtcctcaaacccagactgaagaacctcctcttctgagagtactcaggcgaagagaagagtattatggtctccatactgacttgtgtttagtagagtctgagattagaggagctttgaattttagtctatttaaactagccgaggttcttcttgggtaaacagtgaagctctttcgtaagtcgctctggagaagaacgtctgctaaatgccgtaaatgtaaatttacacTCTGCTATACAGCAGAAGGTTGAATTACAGTCTGATATTCAGTCAAAGCATCACAGCAGTCAAACATAGAAACTTGGAGCCGTGTCTCCCTCTGCTGTTTACATGAGCTCATCACACTGTTGTTGCAAACATATATAACAGATACATGTCTGTCAagatatgtttatatatatacagctctggaaaaaatgaagagactaCCTACATGATCTGTTTCTCTGGTCTTtttatttataggcagtgtgtttaagggatattaatatttgtgttgtatttcataaaccatggacaacatttttttttttattattatttatttctttacagaaatgaaaactgcttaaaaacagctgctcaaataatgcaaagaaattatgataataattataatgtaaagaagttgTTTTAACAGATTTAAACAGATttaatatctgaactctgagagcattcagaaatcactatggtgaaataataacctcaacagccaatcacagctctcctgtctcggccggctctccactagtctttcacattgctgctggaactttatgccattcatagtctgcagattcaacTAACTCAGCTTCGTTTGATCAAATACCTGGAATAAAAAACGTCTGCCGGacacgtagagatgcagatttaggaaaaaaattattaagtggttatatttttttgtatttttttccagagctgtatacaTAGGACAATATATCGTccaaaaaaagcaggaaaatCTTAATTTTTTGACAATATTTTGAACTGATTAAATAAAAGATTATGGTTCGATTCCTTCCAATTGAGTTTTCCGTGCAGATTTCAAAAAGCTATGCGCTGtggccatttctaaacaaacaccatcccaacagtgaagcatggtggtggtagcatcatgctgtgAGGAATGCTTTTCCTCAGTGAGGATTGGGCAGCTTGTAAATACTGACGGATGGACGGTGCAAAATAcaatcaataattaatataaattaaatatatatactgtatatatatattatatatacatttttatatttagattttaaaatatataatataaattatacatatacagtttGAAATGTATCTATATATAATGCAACAAAAAATAGATTATATATTAATCATGTAAAAAGTAATAGGAAATTAGAAATGAATcaaatatgatattatatatgatgatatatatatatgtgtgtttttttttactccccCCACAGCCTGCTTTCAGGTTTGGGGCAAAACCACCCCAAAGCAAGCTGGGAAATGTTGTTGGTCAGGAAAAGCAGGCCGTTCCCTTTAAATTCCTGGGCCTGTGTCTGAGGTCTTGTGATGTGACATCAGCGCCTCATTGAGGCCGACCAGCCTCCCCAGCTGTGCGCAATGAGCCGCGTCTGAACAGGCCTCTGCGCCGGGCCGCCTTCACTAACCCGGGTTAGACCCAGAGCGCGTGCCTTTTTCGTGTTACTGGAGGGGGGTTTTGTTGTGAAGCGCGAGAGACATAGCCAAGCCAGAGCTGAGCGCGCGTGTCGCAGTTGTGGTTGTGGTTTGGTGCGCTCGGAGTTGGAGTTTGTCTGGACACACTTTGGCACCTCTCTGCATCCCCACCTCGCACTTTTGCAGGtaggtgtgtgtgcgcgcgcgcgtgcgtgtgtgtgtgtgtacgtgtgtgtaagtgagagcCCCGTTAGCCATGATCACCTCCACTCCAGCACCGGCGGCTGCTCGCGCCTCTCGAGCCGCCGGAGCTTCGCCTTCCTCGGTCAGCCCCACGCGCCTGAGCCGCCTGCAGGAGAAGGAGGACCTCCGGCACCTCAACGACCGGCTGGCTAACTACATCGAGCGCGTGCGCCAGCTCGAGAATGAGAAGTCGTCcatgcagctgctgctggaggagaaggaggagaccACCACGCGCGAGCTGAGGAGCGTCAGGCTGCTGTATGAGACCGAGCTGGCCGACGCGAGGAAGACCCTGGACGCCACTGCTAACGAGAGGGCCAGGCTGCAGATAGAGTACAGCCAGCTGTGTGAGGACCACCGCAGGCTGGTGGCGAGGTAAGGACGAGGGACcctgacacagagagagagagagagagagagagagagagacagaaccaGTGAGTGACCACTGGTTGTATGATGGGTGATGGGCCAGATCAGATCCTGGCCCAGGAGGTTCTAGTGCAGTCCATTGGGCTCACCTACCATTTATCATTATCTGTAGTTGTCCCCATACCCACTTCGGGTGGTCTGACCCGAAGCCCCCTGACCTAGAGAAGGCGGGTCTAAAGTAGCTCAGTGGTCTTCCCCAGTTATTTCTGGAAACCTGAGCACTCAAGCCAGCATTGGGCTACACTGGGTGATGGGGCCAGGCCTTGGCCTAGGAGGGTCCAGAGCAGTCCAATGGGCCCACCCCACCTGAACCCAGTCTTCGTCACTTATTTGGTACAAAAATGAGAAATGCGAGAAATATGGACTGTCCTGAAGACCCCTAGCTCAGGGTCTTAACTCCCATTCATTTAATGGAGGCCTTCAGTCATTTGTACCTGAGTACTAGAACCCGGTATGATGCATTTAAGCTCTCTAGGGTAGTAGATCCACCAGGACTAAGGTTGGGCATCTCCAGATGAACACTCTCCTCTTCAGGAGCTTGGCTGACCTGAACCTAGTGAGATTGTTGTTCTGGTGTTGATGGATTAGTCTGAGAACTTCTGAGAACTTCAGATTCTTCAGCGACTGTTTTTAATAAAGGGGAAATGATGAGGAGGCTACAGCTCCTGGCCTGACTTCACAGATACGGTCGTTCTCATTTTACAGGAACAACAAGAAGGAGGCCGAGCTGAGCAatgctgtggagcggtggagaAGTCTTGAAGCGGCCTTGAACTCCAAAGAGGCTGACTATGCTAATTTATTTGCTGCTAATCGCAGGCTGGAAAGCGAGGTAGCTGATCTGAGGACGCAAGTGGATAATgtgagttttatttttttttgcttcgcTCCATGCAGCgcctggagttcacagagaagatcagcatcCCAACCTGTGCTCTTCTATCCAAGATATCAAGAACTATATTTCATATGTTTAGAATTCCAATGAGTGTGTTGTTGAATTTGATTGGTCAATATGATGCGTTATTGAATGGCCTGTCATGCTGCTGTTCTCCTGTTCTGTAGCTGGAGTCCGCCCTCCAGAATGCTAAAGCTCAGATTAATTCGGAGATGCTCCGGCGAGTGGACGCGGAGAACCAGATTCAGACCCTGCAGGAGCAGATGGACTTTCAGAAGCAGGTCTCTGAACAGGTAAGATGCTGCAGTTCAAGTTCGGCTGCCTTTGAGGCATCGTGGCCGTGCCGGTCGGTCTGGTACACCAGCTGAGACCATGTGAAACCATTTGGAagatttattagtttattattaagttttatggtgtgtgtgtgtgtatgtgtgtgtgtatatatatatatatatatatatatatatataaagtgttatatttatatataaaatgttgttttgtatacttatatattaattatataactataattatattaaagtgtgtatacacacatacacatagatttcttaaatatatataacactttTATATAATTCTTatattaaacatacacacacacacactttaataatgtgtgtgtaaataaatatttatattaatatattttaaaaatgtgtatgtgtTATGGTGTGTTTCAGGAAGTGCGGGAGATGCGGAGCCGGCACGAGAGTCGCCTGGTGGAGGTGGATTCAGGCAGGCAGAGGGAGTTCGAGAGTAAGCTGGCGGAGGCTATGCAGCAGCTCCGGCAAGAGCACGAAGCCCAAATCCAGCAGTACAAGGACGACCTGGAGCGGACCTTCAGTGCCAAGGTAAAAATGCGGCCCCATTGCATTCAATGAGGGTCAATAAGGGTGATCCACATCACTGTCCCAGTCTGATCATCTACAGTGATTTAATGCAGTCCCGTCCAGAAACCCATGTCACTGGTCCGTTGCATTGCAGTTGGAGAACGCTAAGCAGGTCGCGGTGAAGAACAGCGATTTCGCCACTTCAACCAGAGAGGAGCTGGCAGGAACCAAGCTCAGGCTGGAGTCCCAGTCCATGCAGATCGGCAACCTGCAGAAACAGGTATGGCCACCATAAGCGTATCTTAATCAAGACCTGGAGCCCTTGAGGTACAGGCTTCTACGTGATGTAACTGAGTGTAACTGAGTGTTTTCTGGGTCAGAACTCTGTGCTGGAGGCGCGGGTGCAGGAACTGGAGCGCCTGCTGGACCGCGAGCGGCAGCTCAGTCACCAGCGTCTGACTCAGAAGGAGCAGGAGATGGCTGACATGAGGCAGCAGATGCAGACTCAGCTGGAGGAGTACCAGAGCCTGCTGGACCTCAAACTGATGCTGGACATGGAGATCAACGCTTATCGCAAGATGCTGGAGGGAGAAGAGCGAAGGTAGGAAAGCTCGTACAGGTGAATCCTGTTGTAGAGTTGGGAGTCTTACCGGGAACTCTTACTGGTCTAGTGTGGCCCAGTCTCCCACAGAGAAGACTGGTACACACTGTGCTACAccagtctgtctgtgtgtctgtgtgtctcggTCTTTCTCAGGTTGAACCTCTCTCCAAGCCCGTCCCAGCACTCCTCCATCCCCCGCACACACGCCCAGGCCACACGCAAAGCCTGGGCCAAAAAACGAAAGCACGAGGGCAGCTCCGGCCTGTCTCCCAGTTATAAAGTGTCCCAGCGCTCGTCCTCCCGCGGCGTCGTGTCCATCGACGAGATTGACCTGATGGGAAACTTCATAAAGCTCAAGAACAACTCTGACACGGTACGGCCTCCTCGCACAGAGAAAAATGTTCCAGAAATCTTACCGAAGTGAGAGATGTGTGGACTGGGGTTAGGCCTAGTCTCCACTCAGTGTGTGGTTTAgcccaggactaggcttaatccctgtatGAAAAAGGACCCAAAAAGTCAGTGTTAGCCTCTTGAGATTTTCTGATGTAGACATGTGGAACAGCCAGCTCTACTGCCACCATCCGTTTCATCACCTGTAGTTAACTGTTGGATGACCTGGTGTGAAGGCTGCATCTAATGGGTGCTGTTTGCAGGATCAGCCACTAGGGGGCTGGGTGGTCAGGAGGAGGCAGGCAGGTACTCCTGATATTGTCTTCAAAATCCCCACGTCCTGCGTTCTGGGTGCTGGAGATAGCGTGACggtaaaaatacacacacttaagCATACGTTCATACAGTCCTTGGAGAAGGGGAGCTCCACCCATTCTACCCAACCAATGCACAGATACTGTTTTATGGGCTGaaattaatattaatcataaataaataaatatacatatatatctgaGTAGGCCTGTCATAGCAGGAGGCTCAGCAGACCATGCTGGTCCCCATTGCTCATCCCTGCGGTTCGGTGTGTCTGGTGCTCTGTTGAAAGTTACCTGTGCTGTATCTCGTCAGATCTGGTCTGCGGGAGCCGGAGTGGAACCGAATCCTCCCACTGACCTGGTACTGAGTGGCCCAAAGACATGGGGAGCGGTCAGCGATGTCCAGGTTTCTCTGCTCAACACACTGAATGAGGTAAGGGACCTTCATATTCATAAGACATCTCTGATCCGTCCAGAACCAGGACTGGAGAGCGCGGGATTTAATAACCGGTCGTGCAAACTCGTCATCCAGGGCTTGTGTAGATCAGTATGTGGTAGAATCCCCCTATTTCATTGAGAATGCAGTACAATGGCTGTATGTGTACGTGTGTACGTGCGGTCCAGGAGACAGCAGAGCGGAGCgtggtgtgtgtgcagagcCGAGCTGAGGGAGACTCAGATGTGGAAATTGATGAAGAGAGCGGCGTGGGCTCAGAGATTCACCTTCGCCGACAGgtctctatatacacacacacacacacacacacacacacacacacacacacacacacacacacacacacacacactgcagtgcaTTCCAAGCCTAATTGAAATCACACCAGGTTTAAAACCTCACTGACCTATTCAGGACCATCTGAAGCTCCTGAACCGAAGCTGAGACCCAGCTTAAACTGTTAAAATGAccatttattaatttgtttcattttattaatttattattatttattgtgagattattaaaaccaagaaaaaggaGCATTTCCACCAAACCCTTCCTTATATCCTATTCCTTATTATGTCCAGAGAAAATGTGAGACATTGATGCCACATGACCATCATGTCCATCATGATAAAATGCagctaattaattatttttttatttcttttgttctaAAAAGCccaaaagaaggaaaaagaaatGTTGCTCTCTGTCCTGACCTGCTAAATGACCAGTGGGAGCAGTAGGTGAGACAATGACCACAGCAGCTGCCTGCTTTTGTGCTCTGCATGGATGCTTGGCTTTGCTCTTGTTCTAACCTGCCTGCAGCTTCTGGGTGCTGGAGCTCAGATGCCTTGTATTGGGCTTATGTAGTCCAGAACATCCCCAGATCCCCCAAAAGAAATGCTGGCCGCAGTAACACAGAGCTGGATAGTAAGGGGCTGGGGGCTGGGGGCTCGGGGCTGGGGGCTGACTCCGGCTGCTTTGCTTGCTTGCTTCAGTTTCTCGCTCGTCAAAACCAGTAGCGCAGAAGCTTCCTCATAACTTCATAATTTTCCCCTGTTTTAATCAACACCAGCTGCTCTtttatactgtgtgtgtatatttaatgAAAAATGGACCAGGAGAAATCTTCAGACATTTTTGTAATCATATGGATCATATGTCATAACAGAAACCTACCTAAAGGGTTAACTATTACGAGGACCCAACCTGTTCAAATaagacttattttattttattaaccaTTTATTAACTAAGCTAAGCAAACAAACTAAGCTTGTgtgaccacatacacacacacacacacacacacacacacacacacacacacacacacacattacgtTTACATATCCAGCCACTCCTTATTTACCTTTTCCCAATTATGTAATTGATTCAGTTGTGACTGCTTTTTCAGTAAGGCATAGtgcaggacagccaatcagaacagagcttgttTACATATCaatcttaaaggtacagtaatgAACAGTCGGTTTAATTCTGAGGCAAAAAAAGAGGTTGAAAAAATGGTCAGAAGAAATTACAGTCGTTTATGCTTCATTAACCATAAACATGAGCCATAAATAGACTCCAGAGGAGTAATTCAGTAAGGACAGTGTTGGATATGagcttttgttttattaatgtgtgattattattattatgattattattattattattatagtagttTATAATTGGTCCTTTTAAAGGCTAAAGTGCAGCTGGtgctttttaattattatttttttaatataaatttttTATAATCCCCTTGCACAAAATAAAACCACAGTTTTGAGAGGACTGTAAATATGATCTGTATATGTGAGTAAACTGATGTCCTGTTTTTACAGGAACGTGTGGGGAGCCAGGAGGCCAGCTGTATGGTCATGTGACACTTGACCCACATCTAAATGATCAGTATGGCCAGTGGTGTGGAATTATCGCCATATCTCCTTCAAAACAGACGTAAACGCAGGGTTCATAAAACGGACAACCAATTTCTTTATCCCTCAGGCTTCCATGTGAAAGACTAGAACTTTTGAGCATCTGGTCACTTCCTTTGAGATTTAAAGGACTAGAGACCCTGAGGATAACTTCAAAGTAAAGACGCCCAACTGTTTCCTGTACATGTCAAAGTTCCTggtgtttacatttattattattattattattattattattattatttattttattttttttgcaaaagtCCCTTAATCAGCTCCTTTAACAAACAGTCTTTACACCTGGTCTTGGACTAAGCTGCGACGCCAGTGGTGATTCTGGGCCTACTTTTTATCTGGGTCTGGAAATCTGGTCTGCTTCATACTTCTCATACCTTGCTTTGTCATGCCACAGTATCCCTAGATTTGCATTGTTTaaggctaaagctaatgctcTACCTGTGTACAAACAGGTGAAGGGTCTATTTATGAGTAGGCCAGACTCGCTGCTGATGACCAGTAAAGATAATGGTGCCTTTTATAGCCAAGTCGTGCAAAATGTAGCACTTCAGTAAATCGGATTTCCAGTAATGTGTGACTCATTAATGCAGAAATGGACTAATTAGCATCTGCTGTGCCTTTTGTGACCGGATGGTG is part of the Salminus brasiliensis chromosome 17, fSalBra1.hap2, whole genome shotgun sequence genome and encodes:
- the lmnl3 gene encoding lamin L3; protein product: MITSTPAPAAARASRAAGASPSSVSPTRLSRLQEKEDLRHLNDRLANYIERVRQLENEKSSMQLLLEEKEETTTRELRSVRLLYETELADARKTLDATANERARLQIEYSQLCEDHRRLVARNNKKEAELSNAVERWRSLEAALNSKEADYANLFAANRRLESEVADLRTQVDNLESALQNAKAQINSEMLRRVDAENQIQTLQEQMDFQKQVSEQEVREMRSRHESRLVEVDSGRQREFESKLAEAMQQLRQEHEAQIQQYKDDLERTFSAKLENAKQVAVKNSDFATSTREELAGTKLRLESQSMQIGNLQKQNSVLEARVQELERLLDRERQLSHQRLTQKEQEMADMRQQMQTQLEEYQSLLDLKLMLDMEINAYRKMLEGEERRLNLSPSPSQHSSIPRTHAQATRKAWAKKRKHEGSSGLSPSYKVSQRSSSRGVVSIDEIDLMGNFIKLKNNSDTDQPLGGWVVRRRQAGTPDIVFKIPTSCVLGAGDSVTIWSAGAGVEPNPPTDLVLSGPKTWGAVSDVQVSLLNTLNEETAERSVVCVQSRAEGDSDVEIDEESGVGSEIHLRRQPKRRKKKCCSLS